In Drosophila innubila isolate TH190305 chromosome 2R unlocalized genomic scaffold, UK_Dinn_1.0 1_C_2R, whole genome shotgun sequence, the following are encoded in one genomic region:
- the LOC117784358 gene encoding tumor protein D52 isoform X6 — MSSESEPVSLEFIEDSYLPRIDDITTTPSLDELDELSPSIASELDWSNETEFYLRNLTLDEIFYDVDSDYANTLELQAVETEFIATKLSNQTPSPSIAKRFRLKFFTKRTMRDVKVTFIDFSKPYLAKISNSDNYKRFLTIGHTAKVYNSANLSEPASPAASVASAEIAAEYAALTLEEKEQRRAEWNQELARVDEEINTLRTVLASKTRHASDLRRKLGITVWKELTDDVNQGVKNLKESHVFQRTESVLKSTGEKTASVFGSITSGITSKFSQMKNSESMRSIEASVGSAYENVKTKVASRSGSVTSFPDALDENNTSSGLNSPTDSLTK, encoded by the exons ATGAGCAGCGAATCGGAGCCTGTTAGCTTAGAGTTCATTGAGGATTCCTATTTGCCCCGCATCGATGACATCACCACAACGCCATCACTCGATGAACTGGATGAACTCTCTCCATCCATCGCCAGCGAATTGGATTGGTCCAATGAAACGGAATTCTATCTGCGTAATCTGACACTGGACGAGATCTTCTATGATGTTGATTCGGATTATGCCAATACGCTTGAACTGCAGGCCGTTGAAACGGAATTCATTGCTACCAAATTGTCCAATCAGACTCCATCGCCGTCGATTGCGAAGCGTTTCCGCCTAAAGTTTTTCACGAAACGAACAATGCGCGATGTTAAGGTCACGTTTATAGATTTCTCTAAACCCTATCTGGCCAAAATATCGAATAGTGATAACTACAAAAGGTTTCTGACCATCGGTCATACTGCCAAAG TTT ATAACAGCGCCAACTTGTCGGAGCCCGCTTCTCCAGCAGCCTCAGTGGCATCTGCTGAAATTGCAGCTGAATATGCAGCACTCACCCTGGAGGAGAAGGAACAGCGACGCGCCGAATGGAACCAG gAGCTGGCACGCGTTGATGAAGAAATCAATACGTTGCGCACGGTGCTGGCCTCCAAGACGCGTCATGCATCCGATCTGAGGCGCAAGTTGGGCATTACCGTTTGGAAGGAGCTCACCGATGATGTCAATCAGGGTGTCAAGAACCTCAAGGAGAGTCATGT attCCAACGCACCGAATCGGTGCTTAAGTCGACGGGTGAGAAAACTGCATCGGTCTTTGGCAGCATTACTAGCGGCATTACGTCGAAATTCTCACAAATGAAAAATTCCGAATCGATGCGTTCTATTGAAGCTTCGGTTGGCTCTGCCTACGAGAACGTTAAA ACGAAGGTGGCATCCCGTTCGGGTTCGGTTACCAGTTTCCCAGACGCTCTAGATGAGAACAACACATCATCGGGACTCAACTCACCCACAGACTctctaactaaataa